In the Euwallacea fornicatus isolate EFF26 chromosome 30, ASM4011564v1, whole genome shotgun sequence genome, TGTGAGCTGTTACCAGAAACACGTGGAAAAgcacttaaaattttcttttcaatgcTTTTTGTGCGACATGACTTTTCTGACTAAAAAGGACTGGAATAATCACATTTTGCTTAAGCACGGGCAAAGGTATGTTTCTGTATCGATTTTCAAACTATTTGGCCCAAGAATGATGTTTTAGCGAGCGTTTAATGGATACAAAGTCTTATAAACGTCCAgcatataaaattttgcaacagAAAAATTACGAGAAAGAAGGACTTGATACCGACTGTAGTACAACAGCGGGTGATATCGACTACAATTCAATAACCATGATAATGTCAACTCAGAACCCAGACAAATTTCGGCCGTATACTTTCAGAACTTGGTTCGTTAGGCAGAAGCTGAGGTCGTCTCCAACTGAGTCTGAAAGTGACAGTCAAAGACTTTTAAGTTTAGGGGACGATTTGTTTCTCCCTGAAGAAAACGAAGTGGATAGGTATATATTTTAGAACTCGCCGGCTAACATCGATGTTTCACTGATTTTCAGCGACGCTTCTTCGGACCGAATCACGGATAGTCCTGGTAGTATACACAATCAAAACAACGTGGCTTCATCATCCACCTTTCGAAAGCAGCGAGTTCGCAGCAATGTGGGTAATCACTTGGCCCCTTTCAGCCCTTACGAAAGGTAGTTTCGcctcaaatttggaactcTCTATATCAGTTTTTTACAGGATTAATGTTCACTCAGACGAATATTTGACTAGACTAGAGGATTTACCTGCGTTCAACAGTAGCAACAACTGGTATCAGACCAGGCGCGACTTGGAGTCGCGGAGCAGCGAAATTGAGCAGTATTTGGCCAGCGAGTCAGAGGAAGACGGAGAAGCAGTACGGTCAGTTTAGGAAGATAGAgaataacataataataatctgaCAAAAATAAGTCTCAAATGAAACACGTAACATTTTCGTGTTTTGGATATAATTTATGCTTAATTtggataaatttattataattttggcaaatgcaGTTTAATCTCGTAGTGAAAAGATCTTACATACATGTTTTAGGTTAGTATTGGTCAGATTCTCGGATTCTATCAAAACTATCTCGATGTTAAAGTTAAACGCACACTAATGATTCGGACCTTAAGTCATGCTAACTCTGGCACCAAGTAGTTCAAACTGAATGTTCTTTAACTATTGtaagtttgttttgtttcagaATGGGGTTTTTTGAGAGAGGAGAGAGCGAATTAGAGACCCAGGTGCAATAacttaatggaaattaatttgtaGATACTGGCAGTTTGGTCAACGGTGAAGTAAAATAAGTTACTTCTTAGTagaagtagtatttttcttgccTGCCTCAAGGTCAAATACAGGGTCTTGTAATAATAGTTTATAATGTTTTCAGGTATATTATTGATTTTGGTTGAATCTCGAtaagtgattaaaaatttcgtctTTTGTTCTAAAACTACAAGCGAAAGTTCGATTCTGTCCATTTTTGATAAGCCTTcgttatttaattatataaatataaggacaatattattaaaatgcttttttgaGTATGTTACgatgtttagcaaatttttatGATGCAATGTTATTGAgttataacatattttttgaagcaCAAGTCGTAGTCAATTTAAGCATCATTATAAAGAGGGTTTTTCCTTCGgaataaaattcaacattttaaaactgaagtagACTTTTTTATGTGTCTAGAAAATATCTTGCTCTATTTACACTAAATCAATCGTATTTGAGCACCATTATTTTTTGTAGAGTCGGTGGCGTAGACCAAATTGCActataaaaacctttttatgTCCTACGACTTCAAAATCCAAATGTAATGTACAATGGTTACATTTGCACTAATACTGCACGCAGGACTGTATAAATCGAAAATGGGGCTGTAATTGTAAGATCATTTAGGCATCTTGAACATTTTGGAACGTATTTTACTTTTTGAACTACGTGAAAAATTGTTAGGTTTTtcgtataatttgtatttttttattaaatctagcaaattttttttccgacAAATGCAGTGTGAATTTTATTTGGAGACGCTACGAATATTGGGCTTTCTAACGTGTTTGAAATAAGGTTTTGAGTCTGCACAATAATTATCTCCTGTGCTGTGCCCTTGATTGCGTTCTTACGAGAGAAAAACGGAAATTATAACGTACTTGGGACAgattaacaaatttcttgTCTTACCGGAGATGTCACACCATGGATACTTATCTTTAggaaataaacataaatattgtagtaatttacattttattgaaataatagGTATCAACTACTCCAAACCAAtcgtgaatttaaaatttaacacttcAAGTACAAAAGTTTGATTTTACTGGGAAATGGATATCCCTAGGaatcaaatttaatgaaacgTTTGATGACTTTGAAGCGCACTGAAGGCGGTTTGTTCTGCCCAACATTTCCCATTAAATGCATGTGAATGTTTTAAATACTGACCTTATAATATATTGCCATTTGGAATGTTAGTTTTAAAATCCAGACTGCATAAACTTACGTTTCTTAGAACACTTATTCCTATAAACTTTGACAAAAAGCAACAGAAACGCACAATAATTACAGTAAaactcaaaatcaaaaaataaatttttagtgtcaacaaaaaacaattttcacacAATCACAgatcaaaatattacataatttgtctaattttatAACTCAGAATTGAGGATTTACattgtattttaattactgAAATTTAGTTCTTAATTTGAAATCTACGATACAAGAGAATACATGGAAATTTCTACAAGATTGTGCATACagacctaataaaaaaatagaagcCTCTCCTGGTGACTGGCCGACAACATATGCCAGCCTCTTTTGATGTTCAAATACTGCAGAATTGCTCGGATGCAAATTATCAGACCTAATTCAGAcgaatcaaaaaatttttttaaactgaaaattgatTCTCACCGAATGTCATTATCAGCCACCATAACCAGCTATTATCTTTTGAAGCTAGTTCAGTGGAATGCTGGACAATGAATGTCCACTTGGCAAGAGACAAGCCAAAACCAGACAAGGCCCCATAGCGGGAGGCAATTGTATGGCAGAAACACATCAGCAGCAGAAACCCAATCCAATTAAAGATAAATGCCACTGAAAGCCaccttttaaaacaattttattgctaTAGACCAATAGGATTATaccaaaaaatgcaatataaaacataaaatctgTGCCCAAGAGGCTAGTGTCCACATCTTCAGCTGCCTCATTGTCAATGGGCATTAAGATCCTTTGTACTGGCTGAGATCTATATTGGGATGGCTAAacccattaaaaaattattctaaaaaccTATTACTTTggagaaaaaattacattatttacaatGGGTACCCCAAGTTCTTCTTCCAAATGCTTCTCTCGTTGTACCTCCTCATATGTAGGAAGTTTGCTTGCTTGAGTGGCCACCTCATAAGGTGGGGGAGCATTATAATCAGGCTAAAGCAAATACTTCTGTAATAGTGCTTTATGCAGCTACGACCTTCTACCTTGGGGGGTGGAATGTCTTCCAAGGACGAACTTGTCGGTATATCCACGTAATTTAATGTGCAAGGCAGAGCCTGAGTAACATTTACTGCATGTTCAGTATTGGCTGTTATGTTTTGGTGTTCCTCATTGATTTGAATCGAATGAGGTGCAGATGATTGAGAGGCATCTGTAGTCTGCATACAATTATACATTGTAAGCTCTGATGAGTTTGtggtaaaatttcaataaactaCTGAAATACACTTTATGAAGGTGAATCACATGAACTGCGATGTAAGGTATTTTGATTTGGATCAAGAGATGGGCAATGCATTTATTGTATATTAGAGTATGACTAGATCACGTATTTACGTTttaaatggttaaaaattgcTGCTTATGCAAAAAAACGACACTTACAGAATTGGTATCCTTTTCCTCGCATTCTTGTGCGGTAGTTAACGGTGATCCGTTCATTGCGATGTTGTTATATAGGGACACGGAGTTAAATCATAATTTCCGCACAATTTATTGCGGGTTTAATGATTTCTAGAGGTTTATTAGACAattttcaacatgaataattaaaattaaaatcaataattgtttttttccattactgtCACTGTCAGCGATACTGTCGAGCACCTGTCACTTTCCCCGAGTATTCCCGAGTAGACGTTGCCGGATCTTAACATTTTTCTGCAAGCTAcaggaaattttcaatgtaCAAATAGAGTACAATATCAGATAAACTATTATTTGTACTTTtgcaaaatggtttttttgtttttttttaatgaaaaatacattaatattaaattctaaTGTTTCAGCCTTCGTAACGATTCTCAAAACACCAAATGCCAAAATAGTACAATTGTTCAACTCCATACAATACAATTACAAGTCTAAATTTGGCAATGTTTTCCGTTAGTAAAACAGTCttgtcaaaaacaaaaaacaaaaaaacagtcAACAGTTGACGTACTTGCTGTGGTGGCTCGTGTTACTCAGCGGGGCTCCAAGAGAAGTccgaattttctgaaatttcccactagaaaaccaattttattgGTTGTTTTTGATAAGTACTCAATGAACGTCCTCCATTCGACGACCTAACCGGGCGTGAAACGCGTATTTAAGAcaagaaaatgtgaaaaactcGAGGCAAAGTTCAAAAGTGGACTAGAAATAGTTATTGGTTTTATGCGTCTTCAACCCACGGATTCTCTTTCCTGTGatgataattaatttactcTCTTCACATCAAGGTTTGTAGAAGTGTTATTTTGATTATAGCATTATCCTTAATGTAGCGGAATTTGGAAACtatttgtaaatattcgaAGTTATTTCTTGCCACCTCAGCCTCAGCTCACCCTCAACAAACTTTTAAAAGTATGCAAAATGAACCAAAACTTCAGGCAGTATGGCTGGGAATACGCAAAGTTTATTGCCttataaaacacatcattttatacatttattaCTTTTGACCAGCTGAGACCACAGAGATTCTTCAGAGTAGTTTTACAGGGATTTATAAGCAGATTGGTTCGACTGAAGCAGTACACTCAAGTTAGAAGTTATTAGCCAATGAATAGTAGTAAACAGCTGTTCCTTGCAGCTGTGATTTTCTTCATAGGGtcattattgaaattagttttaatgACTAATTCAGAAGATCACATGAAAACATAACCTTATGTCAAAGCCTTGGTATACCTAAGTTGAATTAATACTGAAACTTGATTTGAAAAACCTCGCTCTCCGGATGTAGTCTGTTTCAAATTGACTCAAGATTGATGAGTGGCAGCATGGACTTATAAACAAGGGTCTAGCTAAACCATGACACTTGGCCACATATAGGGATTCAAGTACGCAGATCAGTGTTGCATGTTGCCTAAGTTACACCAAAAtagttggaaaataaaaaggtGACTAGACTGGCCAACATGAAGAGGAAACCGTGAATATTGCCCTGGGACTGCATAGAGATATCTCACACAGAAGATAAACAACGTGGAGATGTAGTGGAATCTCAATACAGGAGGCAATGATTCATTCACTATTAAGTTCTACACAGAACAGAGATTCTGAATGGGGATTTAGATTGCATATATGGGCAGCTGTAAAACTGCAGCATGTAGTATACGGTCGTTGCCTTGCACCAAAACGCTTCTGAAGTCTTGTACCAATGCGTCTAGGGAGAATTGGATAGTTCTGAGAAAAATGGCAACTTCAAatgagaaatataaatatttcatgaattCAAAAACATGGGTAATTCTGGATAATTCACTTTCAGCGGATTTTAATTTCTATCAAtatacttttttgaaaaaatttggtcaaaaTGTCTCCATTTTATGCCCACAACATTCTATAGTTTTCGAAATCGCAGTGGTCAAAATTGTCCGTGCAATGAGAAATGTTtatacacactttgaaaagtATTTTGCAACCAGAGCAAAGAGTTCGTTGGACCAAAATAGATCCCCTGATTAAGCGGACTACCTCATGAATAATTTCGGTTAATTTCAAACTAGAATTCGTTGTGTACGAATTTCTCCGCCATTCTAGGTCAATTTACGCATTAGTAAAAGTGTTCCTGGAGATGAAAATTTGCTTCTTTTTGTCTTGTTGATCCTTCGGGGAAGCTGCGACGGTCTCAGCGTTAGCGCAGCTGAAAAATCGATTGCGTTTGAACTTGACCCGACAATGGGAGAGAACTTCCACGACCTCGACAACTCTCCCATTCGTTCTTGTCTTTCAACACGTGTcaccgtttttttttgcggaATTCAGGCAATTAGTTTTATTGTGTATACTACAACGACCGTGAAGTACATGTGAGAATTTTTCCTGCAGATGTCTGCAACTGTGGGGGCACACTCGGGGACAGGGCCCCTAAGTCTCATGTCGTGCGTGCGGGAATCCTCCCCCTTACAGGACTTTGAGCAAGAGAAAAATGGTAAGACTTAAGTTTGTTTGTAATGATTGTAAAGTTTGATCAATTTCCGCATTTCGTAGATGAAACATTAAAGAGTTATGCGTTCAGGCAAATGGATGTGTTTATTTATAGTGCTGGAAATGCGCCAATTTCGTTGTTGTACACGATTTTCCAAACGTGCATTTACCAGGTATCGAAGTCGGTAACTGAAAGGCCCAATGGACGTGTCCGCCTACCACTGTAAAGATACCGTTAGGTTTATGGTGGCCGCTCTCGGCAGTGGTACTTAATTGTTATTCATACTATGACCCATTCACTGTTTTGGTGCCGTAAccggaaaaaataataaaaaattcaaaagcctTTTGCGCCATTCCTCTGAGTCCAGAGAGTGGAAAACCacttaatatttattgctaTTCGAGATTAACGCTAATAAGTAATCCTCTATTAAGATAGCTTTGTAGCTACACTATTCTCCCACTTGTGTTCAATCAACTGATAAGTCCTCGCGTCACTTTTCTATACTCCAAAGATAACATTCAAGCTTTTTACCGCCGAGTTTATCGACGCGTTTAGTCAAAGGAACTTTTTGCTTAAGTGCAGTTATGCCCAAATTGATGCGGAGCACCTCTTGGTCGCCCACCGATGGGGTCTCAGACTGGCGCTACCTCAGAAGTAAGTGTCAAAACTGAGGTCATTGTTTGATTCAAGTCAACTTGAGATATCGAAGCTAATTACATTGTAACAATCACTGTTAGTTAACTGGGCTAACCACTGCAATCCGGCaaatcttttttgttattttagaCAATATCGACAGTCTCTCAATAGAACTGTACCTGTAAGTACTACTGTGGTTTTGTGAAAATCGTTTGTTGGCGAAAATTGATTAGTTCGTAGTTCAGTTTAGGATATGTGTTTGTGAAACAAATGTGGTCACGAGGGAGTAAATATCATCTAGGTATTTGGACAAATCCACATTATTAGTAACAAAATTCTTTGGGCAATATGCACGTTGGTTATGTAAACCGATTCCGAATCAACGACCGGTACCGAACATTTCAGGCTTATTTCATGTTGGAAATGATTCATAAGTTTTAACACGCTCCGATAGTTGTGTTCTAGATTTCAGATCTTGTGCGCTGAAATAAGGGAAAAGTTCGCGCTCATCTTCCGAGTTGCAACATGTGCGATATCTACACATGCGAAAATACCTAATTTATATCGGATAAATGTATAATTTAGAAGCTGGTGTGCATCGAAGTATGGATGATGATATAATTTCCAAAGAGTATTCGAATATGCGTTTAAAAAGAATTCTCGTTGAGTTTTGAGGTACcaaatttagaagaaaattggGAACGATATGTGGTTCTACTCGACTTTAACCTCCGCGCAATTAATTATCATGTGTACCTTAACGAAAATGGCGTTACCTTGTCTGCAATTCATATCTGAGGCAGAAATTTTGAGGTCTTTTGTCGTTTTCCATAGATTTCCTGTGAAAACTGactgaaaacaaaatatttatttacataacaaGCAAATAAAAGTATCTCTTTAACATCGCACATGAGCTGCAGGCGAGGATTCAACTACGCGAATGTGTTAACAAACTTTCTTACGAGTTATGAACATTATTTTTCCATCATCTATTCAACTGGTATTCCAATTTTTCGTAccattttaatgaatatgaCTACTATCGGAGGTAACGCGTTTTGgctattttaaatgtttttttaatcttcagtTTAACTTAAGATTGGTCCCTTAATAATCAGAGGAAGACAAACGAGATCAGTGTAGGTTAGCCTTTAGTATTTAGTATTAAGGGCTGGTATGCTGTAAGAACAAAAGTCGACAAGAAAAACCCTCTAATAAGGAATTTATGTTCCAGTAGTTTCTAAGAGGAAATTCTGGAATCCGAAAAAATGGTTCCGGAAAAAGCAGAAAACTGGAGAAGATATTGTGGTCCACTCTCATTCTCATCATCATCCGGAGCAGAGAGATGTGGATGGTAACCGTAGCAGGTCTACTGGCGAATTGTCCACTGATGAGGAAATTCCTCCTAGAAGGTACTATTTATGATTTGATTTGTATGTGTCCGTTTTGCCCGAACATATTGAAAATGCTCATAGTGGAAAACGCCATAATGAACCAAAAATACGTGCAATACACTTTTTGCCGTCACCCTGtgcatataatttttgtccgtaaaaatctataaattacTGCAAATAAAGCTTAAAGTTAATACAAGAAATAGATAAACAACACTGGTGTCCAGAAATAACTCTAGAGAAAATTGTCAGGTTGACAACGTGAAAATCACCCGCTAACAACCGCTGTTTATGTTGTGTTTCTCTCATACGTTTCAGACACGGTGGCCATTTTGCTTTGACAAATGACTAACTAATGCCACGTTGCCGCGTGTAAAAAACcaccaaaattcaaaaatgtcgaTTATTAAATGTCGtcctgtatatataaaattaagatGGCGGTGACTATTGTTGTTATCGTCAACTTTCGTTAATAGCGACATTCAATGGCAAAACGAGTAGgcagaaaatttgaattttaaagtgtCTATGGTAACGTAATTTACTAGCCACCATGAAGTCAGAAACTCGGCATCGATGCACCCGGGTCTCAGTGTATCCCACGACAGTGTTTTCCACCCCCTGAATTCTGGTTCTTCAGATTTGGAATTGGAAGGAGCGCAAAGTTCCTCCTCTCTCTCCGTTTCGCAACCTTTGGGAGACGCCAAATTGCAGGTAAGAACCCCTCAAATTAATatcccatttaaattattccaaCCAAGACATTAGTAGCTCGTTAGTCTCATCGTGGAACGATTAGATAAATTAATCGTGGGCGCGAGTAATTATTTCTCGGATTTTACTGTGCTGTTCAACTTGATAAACTCTGATTTACAACCACGTAATCGCCTTTATGTGTCTAGAATTCATGGCGCACCAATGTTGTTCCTGGGGTTAATCATACGAAGTGCGTTGTTATTAAGAGCCGTTGACGATTCTGAATTTCCGCTTGTGGAAAGGAACGTACTCATCTGCTCTTTAATCCTGAGGAAGTTTACGAACATCTGTCTGTAGGTCAATAAACTACCACCAGTAAAGATAACATTGTTGAATAAATTAGCACCTTCTTATTGTTGCTGAAAACtataattatttgaattacGCCATGTCGCAGTAAACGCGCCTGGGACTGGTCGCTCAGAAGGCGAAACAGTTGTGTAAACTAGTATTCAATGCCATATACGGAGAAGCCAAGGTCCAGCATCAAATACCTGTGTGCCTCCAATTTGTTGTTGATTCCTCGTTTGCTTGATTGCTCTTAAATTGGATAACTCACTGATTGGCGGTTCTATGATTCATGCAGTGAAGTGATTGTTTTTGATTGAAAAGAGTAAAACAGCCAAGCCGCATATTGGCTTTTTGTGACAACTTTCGATCCGTCACTTGCCGAATGCCTGTGAAATAAGGCTATATCATACAAGTGGCAGTATCTACAACGTGGATTTCTcagttttgtttaatttatttatttttaaatgcttaCGGCAACCAGTTCGTCGCGAACCGCAATCGGGtaatgtagattttttttacgttacgAAACCGTGGATTTGTGACTTCATTGATAGTGGTGTGTAAACTTTGGGGATCATAGAGGTGATGcatgaaaataaattctagTGTCGTGACTTTTTGGGCCATGCATTCATCATTCAGCTGcgttttcatgttttatatTCGAGCAAACCGCACCCTTAATATCATTCTCTACTATTAAATTCTTTAGACTTTGATTCTGACTGGTCATTCGTTATAAtaccaaataaatttatttgctaATCCACTTTTTGAGTCCTAAAAATCGCGATAATACTGTACGTTTAATCTTCTAATACCAAATTCAGCAATAATTGTTACACGTTACTGAGTCCGGACGACACGCCATTAACCGGGTTAAGTTTCTTCAAAGTGTTAATTGCCGATAGTTTTATTAAGgacaattaatataaattcaacGTGCACCAAGCCAAGACTGGTTCCGAAAGGTCAATGTTGAGGCAGGCCGGCCCCTCGGTTcgtaattattgttgttacaCATCGCACACACGATGGCCTGGTTCGTTAACATTTTtgtaagttatttatttaaataaactactTGTGTTTTGATATGTATTAATGAAACGAAAAGTGATTGTTtatcaaactttaaaatacgATATAAACATCGCCACAAAAAAGGGCGAATAATCGGAGTGTTTCGGTTCCTGTTTGCAGGCCGCGATGACAGTTTTGTgttgaaatgtaaataaataaacgcggatatttttaaataaaatggctCGAAGTCGAATAAAGAGGGTGTTGTCGCAATTAAGTTTAATATAAGGTTTGGTGCTTATCCgctatttttaacaattcgtAAATGGAGCGTCAACATAATTAGCAATAAAAATCAGAACAAGGTCGATATGCCGAAATCTCAATTATCCATGCCCGTGGTATTGTTTAAGCGAGTTTGGACCGAAATCAAGGTACTTAAAGATTTTTCAGGGCAGgaatatcaatattttctgTCCATGCTTTTTTTCACTGCAATAATAACTTTAATCGGTAAGCTTTCCCCGACAAATACCAACTGAAAGTGTCGTGACAATCCAACCACGACCgaccaataaataaaaacatctgTTACGCCATCGTAGTTACAGTTTTACGATTTCATTTACCATTGACATTTGCTACCTCGTTGACGGATATTCCTATCGCTCCTGCTGCAGTTTTATCTTTCGGTCCTTTGGAATAGAAATCGGTCTGCGGAAATGATTATTCATTTCGCAGAGTTGACTGGTTTTAAAGCAATGCCACAGTATTgtgacaatttttctttatctgactcaattttcaacaataatttaCGATCCTTATGCATCATTATCTAATCGTGCCAAACATAAACATAACCATATTTGGACATGTGGTGAAAGGGAATCATCGAGCCACTTTAAGTTCGATTTTTGGGCTGGCAAGATTTATTAGCTAGCATTGTGCAAGTGCTGTCCGCACCCACGAATGCATGCATGCATATCTAGGTGTATCTGTGTGTTGTCCCATGATGCAGTTACATAAATAAGTCGTCTACTGTCTCAATTTCAATCGTTCAAGGCTGCCCTGCCTCACTGCCCAGCCCTGTATCTGCTTCGCAAATGTTTTACAGCAATTCTAGTCTTATTTTAggacaaaattttgaaggcttATGTTATGTAAATTGTGTTTGTTAATATTGGGTAAAACCGGGATTATGAGGATTAATGGGACGTGATAAATCTCAGTTGCTTAACAATGTGCTTTCGAGAGGCCAGGGTTAATCCTCGACAAGgttcctattaaaaaaatccgcagaaaagtaaaaattaaccGTTTTTGCTCGTTTAGGGGAAAATTGTACAGTGATTTGTAACGTCTTCCAGACTGAATTGAGCTCAAAGCTCCGACTGAGAAGGGCGGGAAGAGGCGATACCAGCGAAGACGACGAAGGTTTGCCCAGAAGTCCGCCATGTGGTTCTCCAGCCGCAGCCACCGATTCCTTTCTTATCCTCGAAAAGACTGCCAATCACAAAGTAAGTACGGTTCAGTTTAACAGAACGTACATCACGAGTTTTCGGAATATTGACGATTCAAGTTTGAGATAAATATTAAGAAGAAACATCGTGTACAAGTGGCAGCAATGCTAATTTAAACGTGACGCGGGGAAGGTGAGTCATCCAGCGCTTTGTCATACGAAGGAAATAGTGCATCAAAGCCATGTTGCCACCCTTGTTTTTTTGTGTATATGTCCAAGGAAGTGGAAAACGAACCagaaattcgacatttttctAAATGAAGAGCGGCAATCGCGAAAGAGCAAGTACGAAATATGGAAGTTTCTTTGTAatactcaaaaaataattaaaaagtcttcGTTGTTTACATCCGCATCAAAGCCTTGAATTACTAATCAAATATCTGCGCCTTTCTTACATTTAAGGAAATTGCTTTAAGACCTCAATAAAATTATGGTTCCGCGAGtcataaactttaaattatcatttccAAAGCCGCAATTTGAACGGTGGAACGATTAAAGAAGCATATAATGTAAGTGACTGCTATCGAACTGACggtaatttttgaagaattacGTGTAACTTACCAGGGATCTTGAACTCGAGGGCCTGCAGGACGATTCGCACACACTAAACTGCATTAGTTCACCAGTTACGTGGTATTTTCACATAGTTTCACTCATATTCATCATCAGAATATGGGGGGCGATTCGAAATTGCAAATTCACATTAATTCGCCCGTTTAGCGACGTTTTTAAACGTTTCGAAGGGAAATTGAAACGAAAATTTCCGAAAACCGCCATTAACTAGAAATCGACCGTTAAACTAATTGTTAACTCCGGAAGGAGGCGCTGCTAGAATTCGAccgaatgttaaatatttggtATATAGAGGTTTTCAATTCGAGTATTGAGAGCAGTTTTAGGGTTCGATCGACTATCTCGAGGATTTACAATAACAGCTaacaaataatgaatttataaCCACTTGCCTACGGGGTGTTTtgggtatttaaaataaaacaaaattttactcaATTGGAGGAATGGTTCTTTTACTTGAACGGTCAAATTATCCAAATGGCGAAGCGAAACAATGAGATGTTAATATCACTTTTCAGTGTCGTGACAATTAATCCGATTTGTTTCAGTCTTAAATCCCGATCGAGCCTATAAGTTTCCGTTGATCATAGCCCCTGTAAGTACGTGGGCATTGAAATGATCGAACTGTAATTACGTTAGGCAGGTGGGCAGCCATTACGTTATATTGTATTTCTAGCTAATTGATATTGCgtgaaaaatattgcttttctATGCCCActtgtttgcaaatttctgATCAAGGAGTTATTTAAACTCCATAAATCTTCGTTACTTATCAAGAGGCATGATCGCAGACTTTCCAAGTATAGCGACCTTATGTAATCGGGCAAACAATGTGCAACTTCtgttttattctttt is a window encoding:
- the Ndfip gene encoding NEDD4 family-interacting protein 1-like isoform X1 — encoded protein: MNGSPLTTAQECEEKDTNSTTDASQSSAPHSIQINEEHQNITANTEHAVNVTQALPCTLNYVDIPTSSSLEDIPPPKPDYNAPPPYEVATQASKLPTYEEVQREKHLEEELGVPIVNNPSQYRSQPVQRILMPIDNEAAEDVDTSLLGTDFMFYIAFFVAFIFNWIGFLLLMCFCHTIASRYGALSGFGLSLAKWTFIVQHSTELASKDNSWLWWLIMTFGLIICIRAILQYLNIKRGWHMLSASHQERLLFFY
- the Ndfip gene encoding NEDD4 family-interacting protein 1-like isoform X2; its protein translation is MNGSPLTTAQECEEKDTNSTTDASQSSAPHSIQINEEHQNITANTEHAVNVTQALPCTLNYVDIPTSSSLEDIPPPKPDYNAPPPYEVATQASKLPTYEEVQREKHLEEELGVPIPSQYRSQPVQRILMPIDNEAAEDVDTSLLGTDFMFYIAFFVAFIFNWIGFLLLMCFCHTIASRYGALSGFGLSLAKWTFIVQHSTELASKDNSWLWWLIMTFGLIICIRAILQYLNIKRGWHMLSASHQERLLFFY